The window TTCATACAACTTAAATATTCTTTTATATTCATCAGTCCAACTACTTGGCTCAATAAAGCCATGATCTTCAACAGGGAAAACGGCAAGTTCCCAATTGTTTTTACCTAGCTCGATAAAGCGTTGGGTTATGCGAACAATATCCTGAAAATGAACATTTACATCCACCATTCCGTGTGCCATTAATAAATTTCCTTTAAGCTTATCGGCAAAATAGATTGGAGAACTTTGTTTATAAGCAATTGGATCATTAAAAGGCTCATTCAAAATATTGGAGGTATATCCATGATTGTAGTGAGCCCAATCCGTAACTGATCGTAAAGCAGCGCCACTGGCAAAAACATCCGACTCATTAAACATACCCATTAGCGTGATAAAACCTCCGTAAGAGCCGCCATATAAACCAACATGTTTTGGGTTTACACCGTATTTTTCAACTAAAAATTTAACACCATCAACCTGATCCGTTAAATCCTTCCCACCCATGTGGCGGTAAATTCCCGTACGAAAGTCGCGGCCGTAACCGGAACTTCCTGTATAGTCAATATCGATTACGGTGTAGCCATTATCCGCCAATAAATTGTTAAACATAAACTCACGGAAATACGTACTCCATCCAAAATGAACATTCTGTAAATAACCTGCACCATGTACAAAAACAACCGCAGGGTGATTAGGATTAGGATTTTCAGATTTATAAACCCTTGCATAAACATCAACACCAGAGCGATTTTTAAAGGTAACCATATCTGGTTGACGCCATTTATAAGAGTTAAACTCTGTAGAGGTAGACTGTGTGATTTTTGTAGCTTTTGCTCCAACTTTGTTAGGCTGAAGATAAAGTTCGCCTGGCTTATCCATAAAAGAATAATTTATGGCAATATACTTTTCATCGGGAGAAATGGTGATGTCATTTAAGCCTTTCATTGAGGTAATTTGAGCTGGTTCGCCACCATTAACACCAATTTTAAATAGGTTTGTTATTCCAGGATGTTCTTTATTTGCGGTAAAGTAAAAGGTACTTTTATCTTTTGATAATTTCAAAGTTTGAACTTCCCACTTGCCAGAAGTTAGCTGTTTTTTATCGCCTGTGGCAACATTTGCAATGTAAATATGAGAATAACCTGTTGCCTCACTTTGGTAATAAAAGCGATTATTATCGATCCAACCGGTATTTCCTTGGTAAAAACCGCTAATGCCTGGGCCACCAATCCAAGCTTCGTCATGCTGTCTATCTACCAAACTAAACTTGCCAGTTGCCGCATCTAATTTCAAAATCCATCGGTCTTTATTATCTGTAGAAGTAGCAACTACAATCGCTGAATTTGAATTTTCATTCCAGATGGGACCAAAAAAATTAACCAGTCTATCGGCGTTTTTCTTTTTTAAAGTATCAAGTTGCTTTGGATAAAATTTATAAAAGTCAGGGATATCTTTTATGCCAGGAATTGTAGCGGTTTGAATGGCGTAAACAGAATCTTTTTGGGTATCGTAAACAAAACCCTGAGAAACATTTTCACTTTCGCCAACTTTGGTCCTCCCCGAAATATCTTCTGTATAGCCAGAAGCAGTAACATAATTTGGAACAATTGTATTATGGTTATTTTGAGCCGGTGTAGTTAATTTATAAGTTATAAAGCGCCCATTGGGACTAATTATAACGCCATTTAAAAACTTATCTTCTGTATAGAGTTCCTTTAGAGATTTCGTATCAACCGATGGCGAGCCAAAACGACCTCTTCCACCGCGATTACCTCCACGGGTTTCCAAATTTCTTTTTTTAATGATATCAAATAACTCCGTTTGTTCTGCTTTAAGCCATTTATCCTGTTCGGTAGCAGCTTTACTTTCTGCTCGTCCTGCTTTTTTGCCTTTTACAAAATTCGTTAATTGCTTAGTTTCTGCAGATTTTAAATTTAACTGGAAAAGATTATCGCCTAATTGGTAAACGACATCGCCGTTTGTTAGGAAAACCGGACTACTTTCCCTTTCCATGGTGTTGGTAAGGCGAATTTCCTTGTTAGTTTTAAAACTTTGAAGATAGATATCACCACTTTTTTCTATAAGTCCGAGTGATTTATCTTTATTATAAACATATATTAAGCTCAATAATTTTTCATCTTCTTTTTCTACAGCTTTCATTGGCTTAACAGAAGTTGTAGCAACTTTAAAAAGTTCTTCCTTCGCTTTGTTTTCAGGGTTCCAATTAAAATATAAAGTTTTACTATCAGCGGTCCAACGGAAACTTGTAGGTGCAATTCCCATCCATTTTGGATCACGCATAATTTTTTCTACTGTTAAAGGAGCAAGTTGTTGCGAAAAAGTATATTCGCCTGAGCAAAGCAAAAGAATAAGTAAAAATTTTTTCATGAATTGTGGTTTGTAAGCTGCAATTTAAATATTGCCCTTGCTAATTCTTTAAGGAAATGGAAATGTTACAAGGCAACTCGGTTTAATGCTGAAATGGGTTAAAGTACAACGATTGTTGTCCTAACTTTTTAAGGAGAGAACTGCAATGCCAACTATAATAACAACGTTTACCGGATTACCCGTCCTGTTTTGTCCACGTTTATGTTATCAAAAGGCTTTAAATATTCATTAATAATTACTGAAAATTCACGCCTACTTAATAATTTTTTTAAATCATACTTAGATGAAAATCTATAGTTTTTATTCCATTTTTTTTGAAGTTCGATTTTGGTGGCTTCTATGGATTTATTTCCCACATAACAAATCATCGATATCGTGTTTTCTAAATTTACAGGAACATTTTGATGATCATCAAACCAGATTTGTGCCTTATAGTAATAATCTTTTATGGGTTGATTTATTTCCTTGTAGGTAACTGGTTTTTCGGGATTGAAATAAGCTTTGCTGTCTTTGATTTCGGCTTTAATGATTCCCGTTATGGCAATCTTTTGAATGGCTAACCAATTTGAATCCGCGTTCATTATATCTTCGAAAGAAATCAATGCCAGCTTATAACTTAATAATTCACCTTGAATACGTTTCAAGTTTGATAAGCTGGTTTTGGTTTTATAAAATGCAGCATAAG is drawn from Pedobacter mucosus and contains these coding sequences:
- a CDS encoding S9 family peptidase — encoded protein: MKKFLLILLLCSGEYTFSQQLAPLTVEKIMRDPKWMGIAPTSFRWTADSKTLYFNWNPENKAKEELFKVATTSVKPMKAVEKEDEKLLSLIYVYNKDKSLGLIEKSGDIYLQSFKTNKEIRLTNTMERESSPVFLTNGDVVYQLGDNLFQLNLKSAETKQLTNFVKGKKAGRAESKAATEQDKWLKAEQTELFDIIKKRNLETRGGNRGGRGRFGSPSVDTKSLKELYTEDKFLNGVIISPNGRFITYKLTTPAQNNHNTIVPNYVTASGYTEDISGRTKVGESENVSQGFVYDTQKDSVYAIQTATIPGIKDIPDFYKFYPKQLDTLKKKNADRLVNFFGPIWNENSNSAIVVATSTDNKDRWILKLDAATGKFSLVDRQHDEAWIGGPGISGFYQGNTGWIDNNRFYYQSEATGYSHIYIANVATGDKKQLTSGKWEVQTLKLSKDKSTFYFTANKEHPGITNLFKIGVNGGEPAQITSMKGLNDITISPDEKYIAINYSFMDKPGELYLQPNKVGAKATKITQSTSTEFNSYKWRQPDMVTFKNRSGVDVYARVYKSENPNPNHPAVVFVHGAGYLQNVHFGWSTYFREFMFNNLLADNGYTVIDIDYTGSSGYGRDFRTGIYRHMGGKDLTDQVDGVKFLVEKYGVNPKHVGLYGGSYGGFITLMGMFNESDVFASGAALRSVTDWAHYNHGYTSNILNEPFNDPIAYKQSSPIYFADKLKGNLLMAHGMVDVNVHFQDIVRITQRFIELGKNNWELAVFPVEDHGFIEPSSWTDEYKRIFKLYENTLKK